The following are from one region of the Leeia speluncae genome:
- a CDS encoding substrate-binding periplasmic protein, which produces MGIRIGGCLVGFMLFSFLSFFSADVFASTNQTIVLSADEWCPYNCHPNTDTPGILVELAKAAWKPLGYDVDYQVLPWARAKLQAIQSSNIGLLGAGRGLDEQQFIYGKVPPLVSPFCFFTKPSLTWSFYGVKALEPIRLGTAYGYNYDGEVGIYVKNGLASNSKFVDASMGDLPANQNFDKLQADRLDVVLEDRLVSQYIAAQRQPKLKIREAGCIVADDTIYLVLPKKMKNAEKLMSALDSYITQSRQDGRFAKLLQKYGIFVKGY; this is translated from the coding sequence ATGGGCATTCGAATTGGGGGTTGTTTAGTCGGGTTTATGCTGTTTAGCTTTCTAAGCTTTTTTTCAGCAGATGTTTTTGCAAGTACCAACCAAACCATCGTTTTATCAGCGGACGAATGGTGTCCTTATAATTGCCATCCAAATACCGATACTCCGGGTATCTTAGTTGAATTAGCAAAAGCTGCATGGAAGCCACTTGGCTATGATGTGGACTATCAGGTGTTGCCGTGGGCGCGAGCCAAATTGCAAGCTATCCAGTCTAGTAATATTGGTTTATTGGGGGCGGGCAGAGGCTTAGATGAACAACAGTTTATTTACGGTAAAGTCCCACCGCTGGTATCGCCATTTTGCTTCTTTACGAAACCATCTTTAACTTGGAGTTTTTATGGCGTAAAAGCGCTAGAGCCTATACGTTTAGGCACCGCTTATGGTTATAACTATGATGGTGAAGTAGGTATCTACGTCAAAAATGGCTTGGCTTCAAATAGCAAATTTGTTGATGCCAGCATGGGAGATTTACCTGCCAATCAAAACTTCGATAAATTGCAAGCAGACCGCTTAGATGTGGTACTTGAAGATCGCTTGGTGTCCCAGTACATCGCCGCTCAGAGGCAACCAAAATTAAAAATTAGGGAAGCTGGTTGTATCGTGGCAGATGACACCATTTACTTGGTGCTTCCTAAGAAAATGAAAAATGCCGAAAAATTAATGTCGGCACTAGATAGCTATATTACGCAATCCAGACAAGATGGCCGCTTTGCAAAGCTATTACAAAAATACGGCATCTTTGTGAAAGGGTATTAG
- a CDS encoding lytic transglycosylase domain-containing protein → MSICLLPLCSFANANEVDSPQQQSWLLEATRLETSDPWKAAVKYCTAARSGSTEAQYRLAMLFAFGQGVPEDRDAAASLLAIAAQQGHQEAVNMLETIHFGSDKLPGCVLADSLPPKNPLKPGPTLEGQLAKLPKDKRWIVEMVQQVARWNDVDPRLALSIVSVESNFNVQATSNANAQGLMQLIPATAERFNVRNAYNASQNVKGGVRYLRWLLDRYNGNVELVAAAYNAGEGAVDKYKGVPPYKETQDYVAKVLRYYPKSQHQKKMAQPPSKLM, encoded by the coding sequence TTGTCAATTTGCCTGCTTCCTCTTTGCTCATTTGCAAACGCAAATGAAGTAGATTCTCCGCAGCAACAATCTTGGTTGCTCGAAGCGACGCGTCTAGAAACATCCGATCCATGGAAAGCAGCGGTAAAATACTGTACGGCAGCACGAAGTGGATCAACCGAAGCACAATATCGTTTGGCGATGCTATTTGCTTTTGGGCAAGGCGTTCCTGAAGATAGAGATGCAGCTGCATCATTACTCGCTATTGCCGCACAGCAAGGTCACCAAGAAGCGGTAAATATGCTAGAAACGATTCATTTTGGATCGGATAAACTGCCGGGTTGCGTGCTGGCTGATTCACTCCCCCCGAAAAACCCACTCAAGCCAGGCCCAACACTAGAAGGCCAATTAGCCAAGTTACCAAAAGATAAACGCTGGATTGTAGAAATGGTTCAGCAGGTAGCAAGATGGAACGATGTAGATCCTCGATTAGCCTTATCTATTGTCAGTGTAGAGTCTAACTTTAACGTGCAAGCAACGTCGAATGCGAACGCGCAAGGACTCATGCAATTGATCCCAGCGACTGCAGAGCGTTTTAATGTCCGCAATGCGTACAATGCTAGCCAAAATGTAAAAGGTGGCGTGCGTTATTTGCGCTGGCTATTAGACCGATACAATGGCAATGTTGAGCTAGTTGCCGCAGCGTATAATGCGGGAGAAGGCGCGGTAGATAAATATAAAGGTGTGCCACCTTATAAAGAAACACAAGACTACGTTGCTAAGGTGTTACGCTATTATCCAAAATCGCAGCACCAGAAAAAAATGGCGCAACCGCCAAGCAAGCTGATGTGA
- a CDS encoding DMT family transporter gives MTLSLLPYFASLHIAVFLFGAAGVLGKLIAISPLLLVVGRTFFATLSLSPIVFGKKNGTSHQLLPKHIWLTGGLLALHWVSFFAAVQSASVAIGLMGFASFPLFVAFLEPWIFKEKRFRSDLIAAVAVMIGMFFMLQGAEWDAHSLAGLLWGILSGLTFALLVIANRWFGESHDAQLLAWQQNLIACLVLLPFIDYPVSLTSKEWLLLAGLGVIFTALSHCLFLYSLKKISARLASLTAMLEPVYGILLAWLLLKESLPLMTMIGAAIILLTTSIATFCKTLDKKAAN, from the coding sequence ATGACCTTATCTCTTCTCCCCTATTTTGCATCTTTACACATTGCCGTTTTTCTTTTTGGTGCGGCAGGTGTATTGGGTAAACTCATTGCTATTTCGCCACTCCTGTTAGTCGTCGGTCGAACCTTTTTTGCCACCCTAAGCTTAAGCCCCATTGTATTTGGCAAGAAAAATGGCACGTCACACCAATTATTACCCAAGCACATTTGGTTAACCGGCGGTCTACTTGCCTTACATTGGGTGAGTTTCTTTGCTGCGGTTCAGAGTGCCTCGGTTGCGATTGGCTTAATGGGTTTTGCGAGTTTTCCACTATTCGTAGCCTTTTTAGAACCTTGGATATTTAAAGAAAAAAGATTCCGAAGCGATCTTATTGCCGCTGTTGCCGTGATGATTGGTATGTTCTTTATGCTGCAAGGAGCAGAGTGGGATGCTCATAGCTTGGCTGGTTTACTCTGGGGGATATTGTCTGGATTAACTTTTGCGCTGTTAGTCATTGCCAATCGTTGGTTTGGAGAGTCTCATGATGCACAACTCTTAGCATGGCAGCAAAATTTAATCGCCTGCTTAGTGTTGCTGCCATTTATTGATTATCCTGTGTCTTTAACCAGTAAAGAATGGCTTTTGCTAGCTGGGTTAGGGGTAATTTTCACCGCACTTTCACACTGCTTATTTCTTTACAGTTTAAAGAAAATTTCCGCTAGATTAGCCAGCTTAACGGCGATGTTAGAACCCGTTTACGGCATTTTGTTGGCTTGGCTATTACTAAAAGAATCTCTACCTTTGATGACGATGATTGGTGCGGCAATTATCTTACTAACCACCAGCATCGCAACATTTTGTAAAACCTTAGATAAAAAAGCAGCTAACTGA
- the purU gene encoding formyltetrahydrofolate deformylase, with the protein MTTPTRHKMILSFTCPSAAGQVAAVSQFLDQRGCYIDEIAVFDDEDTQRFFVRCVFHLLSKEEPNVVELKKDFAPIGEKFEMEWDIRSSAAKAKVLLMVSKLDHCLNDLLYRWKMGDLEMDVTAVVSNHPDLKPIADNYGIPYYHFPITADTKPEQEAAVIKIIEETQSELVVLARYMQVLSPELSAKLSGKAINIHHSFLPGFKGAKPYHQAHARGVKLIGATAHYVTDDLDEGPIIEQVVERVDHSHRPEQLLTTGRDMECLALSRAVKFHLERRVFMNDSRTVVLR; encoded by the coding sequence ATGACTACTCCCACCCGCCACAAAATGATCCTCTCTTTTACTTGTCCTAGCGCAGCTGGACAAGTCGCTGCTGTCTCTCAATTTTTAGATCAGCGCGGCTGTTATATTGATGAAATTGCCGTCTTCGATGATGAAGATACCCAGCGTTTTTTTGTACGCTGCGTTTTTCATTTGCTTAGCAAAGAAGAGCCAAATGTGGTTGAGCTGAAAAAAGACTTCGCACCGATTGGTGAAAAGTTTGAAATGGAATGGGATATCCGCTCTAGCGCAGCAAAAGCCAAAGTATTGCTGATGGTTTCTAAGCTAGACCATTGTCTGAATGATTTGCTGTACCGCTGGAAAATGGGCGATCTAGAAATGGATGTCACAGCTGTGGTTTCAAACCATCCAGATCTAAAACCAATAGCAGATAATTACGGCATCCCGTACTACCACTTCCCAATCACGGCAGATACAAAGCCTGAGCAAGAAGCTGCTGTTATTAAGATTATTGAAGAAACACAATCTGAATTAGTGGTGCTTGCACGTTACATGCAGGTACTGTCTCCAGAGCTATCCGCTAAATTATCTGGTAAAGCGATTAATATTCACCACTCATTCCTACCTGGTTTTAAAGGGGCGAAGCCTTATCACCAAGCACATGCACGTGGAGTGAAGTTGATCGGTGCAACGGCTCACTATGTCACTGATGATTTGGATGAAGGTCCAATCATTGAACAAGTAGTAGAGCGTGTAGACCATTCTCATCGTCCTGAACAGTTACTAACAACAGGACGTGATATGGAATGCTTAGCCCTTTCACGAGCAGTAAAATTCCACTTGGAACGCCGCGTATTCATGAATGACTCACGTACTGTCGTGCTGCGTTAA
- the pap gene encoding polyphosphate:AMP phosphotransferase produces the protein MFESAEIGHRISKDEFRKAAPALRESLLELQYELKERGHFPVVILINGVDGAGKGETVNLLNSWMDPRLIDTHAFSRPNEDEKQKPRMWRYWQSLPPKGRIGILFGSWYTDPIDNYVRDNQDDEHLAAHINEIVRFEKLLVHEGALILKFWFHLSKDQQKNRLKELEKNPLTRWRVSDHDWENFKLYNEYRKVSERVLRQTSSFEAPWVVVEGEDEAYRSMTVAQQILYRVKEHLSKSQITEQRIEAPPILPPIDNLHILDTLNLDQVMDKKTYEVELEKWQGKLNLLTRHPNFKHHAIAMVFEGNDAAGKGGSIRRVTAALDARQYRIIPIAAPSEDERRQPWLWRFWKHVPKHGDITIFDRSWYGRVLVERVEGFCSEADWMRAYEEINDFEGQLLDDGVIMVKFWLTISKDEQLKRFKSRENLGYKRFKITDEDWRNREKWQNYQIAVCDMIDRTSTDVAPWTLVEANNKYFARIKIIKTIVERVSKALGCKLDD, from the coding sequence ATGTTCGAAAGCGCTGAAATTGGTCACCGTATTAGCAAAGATGAGTTCAGGAAAGCCGCACCTGCCCTTCGCGAAAGCTTGCTTGAACTTCAATACGAACTAAAAGAACGTGGACATTTCCCTGTAGTGATCTTAATCAATGGGGTAGATGGTGCGGGCAAAGGGGAAACCGTCAATCTATTAAATAGCTGGATGGACCCTCGTCTAATAGATACACACGCATTTTCCCGTCCAAATGAAGATGAAAAACAAAAGCCTCGCATGTGGCGTTATTGGCAATCTCTCCCACCAAAGGGTCGAATTGGCATTTTGTTTGGATCTTGGTACACCGACCCGATTGATAACTATGTTCGCGATAATCAAGATGATGAACATCTTGCCGCACACATTAATGAAATTGTACGGTTTGAAAAGCTATTGGTGCATGAAGGTGCTTTAATTCTGAAGTTCTGGTTTCACTTATCTAAAGATCAACAAAAAAATAGACTAAAAGAATTAGAAAAAAACCCTCTCACCCGCTGGCGCGTTTCTGATCATGATTGGGAAAACTTTAAGCTATACAACGAATATCGAAAAGTATCTGAGCGTGTACTGCGCCAGACGAGCTCATTTGAAGCGCCGTGGGTAGTCGTGGAAGGTGAAGACGAGGCATATAGAAGCATGACCGTTGCTCAGCAGATTTTATATCGCGTGAAAGAGCACTTAAGTAAATCTCAAATCACTGAACAGCGCATTGAAGCACCGCCAATTTTGCCGCCAATTGATAATCTCCACATCTTAGACACTCTGAATCTTGATCAGGTAATGGATAAGAAAACCTATGAAGTTGAATTAGAAAAGTGGCAAGGCAAGCTAAACCTACTGACTAGACACCCCAACTTTAAACACCATGCAATTGCAATGGTCTTTGAAGGAAACGATGCAGCAGGCAAAGGGGGTAGCATTCGTCGTGTTACTGCCGCATTAGATGCTAGGCAGTATCGCATTATCCCGATTGCAGCTCCTAGCGAGGATGAACGTCGCCAACCGTGGTTATGGCGCTTTTGGAAACATGTACCGAAGCATGGTGACATTACTATTTTTGATCGATCTTGGTACGGGCGTGTGCTAGTTGAACGTGTTGAAGGTTTCTGTTCTGAAGCAGATTGGATGCGTGCTTATGAAGAAATCAATGACTTCGAAGGACAACTATTAGACGATGGCGTCATTATGGTGAAGTTTTGGCTAACCATTAGCAAAGATGAACAATTAAAACGATTTAAAAGCCGGGAAAATTTAGGCTATAAGCGCTTTAAAATTACAGATGAAGACTGGCGAAATAGAGAGAAATGGCAAAATTATCAGATTGCTGTATGCGACATGATTGATCGTACGAGTACAGATGTTGCCCCTTGGACGCTTGTTGAAGCCAACAACAAATATTTTGCGAGAATCAAAATCATTAAAACTATTGTAGAACGTGTCAGTAAAGCGTTGGGCTGCAAGTTAGACGACTAA
- a CDS encoding 4-hydroxyproline epimerase yields the protein MGRYTYHCIDGHTCGNPVRLVVSGHPPLEGKDQGERRLHFLKEFDWIRKGLMFEPRGHSQMSGGFLYPATRPDCDIAVLYIETSGCLPMCGHGTIGIVTFAIEKGLVTPATPGVLRLETPAGLVVAEYKMDGEYVKSVKITNVPSFLFKKDVKVTIPKLGELTVDIAYGGNFYPIVETQANFRDMADYKPSELIEMGRDLRQYINDHYEIIHPTDEKIRGVRHVQWTGQPTKADSHARNAVLYGESAIDRSPCGTGTSARLAQRYGRGLIKAGESFVHESIIGSQFIGRIEAETKVGELDAIIPSIEGWAVITGTSQITLDDRDPYCHGFEVA from the coding sequence ATGGGACGTTACACCTATCACTGTATCGACGGTCATACCTGCGGTAATCCTGTTCGTTTGGTTGTTAGTGGTCATCCTCCTTTAGAAGGTAAGGATCAAGGTGAAAGACGTTTACATTTCCTAAAAGAATTTGATTGGATTCGTAAAGGGCTAATGTTTGAGCCACGTGGTCATTCACAAATGTCGGGCGGTTTCTTGTACCCTGCAACTCGGCCAGATTGTGACATTGCGGTGCTATATATCGAGACGAGTGGTTGTCTTCCAATGTGTGGTCACGGCACCATCGGCATCGTTACATTTGCTATTGAAAAAGGCCTAGTGACACCAGCAACACCAGGTGTGCTACGCCTAGAAACGCCAGCCGGATTAGTGGTGGCAGAGTACAAGATGGATGGTGAGTACGTGAAGTCGGTGAAAATCACCAATGTCCCATCGTTCTTATTTAAGAAAGACGTCAAAGTCACTATTCCAAAATTAGGTGAACTAACGGTCGATATTGCCTATGGCGGTAATTTTTACCCAATCGTCGAAACCCAAGCCAACTTCCGAGATATGGCGGATTACAAGCCTTCAGAATTAATCGAAATGGGGCGAGATCTTCGTCAATACATTAATGATCATTATGAAATTATTCATCCAACAGATGAAAAAATTCGTGGGGTAAGACACGTACAGTGGACTGGTCAACCTACTAAAGCGGATTCGCACGCACGAAATGCCGTGTTGTATGGTGAATCTGCAATCGATCGTTCGCCATGTGGCACCGGTACATCCGCAAGGCTTGCCCAGCGCTATGGCCGAGGATTAATCAAAGCAGGTGAATCCTTTGTTCATGAAAGTATCATCGGTAGCCAATTTATTGGTCGTATCGAAGCCGAAACAAAAGTAGGTGAACTAGATGCCATTATCCCTAGTATTGAAGGTTGGGCGGTGATTACCGGTACATCTCAGATTACCTTGGATGATAGAGATCCATATTGCCACGGGTTTGAGGTTGCTTAA
- a CDS encoding NAD(P)/FAD-dependent oxidoreductase produces the protein MPARHVAIVGAGIVGLSCASYLRQEGYEVTLIDAKAPGMQTSYGNAGAFAISDIMPLSEPSTFRRIPGWMMDPLGPLALQWKYLPKLAPWLARFLWAGRPSSVNSLTEALSWLLTRATKDTEKLAAYGNVDVIWRRNGSLTLYESESSLAIDRAKWQKRREVGIACEEVSREQIQQLEPHVSERYPYAVHVPGWSYVDDPYLFSLGIIEQLKKDGVKFVQAEVKRFSVNTSGKVETIHFANGEGLAADEVVIASGIWSTPLLYGLGYRIPLESERGYHATLPNAGVDLKKFLLASADGFVILPMANGGIRVAGTVELASATAPESWKRAHILVEKAQRILPKFNKDGVTYWMGNRPSVPDTIPVIAKAPRHSNVYVATGHGHLGLTLAATTGQLITDLVTGRTDRYPQNTYRLDRF, from the coding sequence ATGCCTGCACGTCATGTGGCAATTGTTGGTGCGGGTATTGTCGGCTTAAGTTGTGCGTCCTATCTACGCCAAGAAGGCTATGAAGTGACGCTGATCGATGCAAAAGCGCCCGGCATGCAAACCTCTTATGGGAATGCAGGCGCATTTGCGATTAGTGACATTATGCCGCTATCAGAGCCTTCTACTTTTAGGCGTATACCCGGCTGGATGATGGATCCGCTTGGGCCATTGGCATTGCAATGGAAATATTTGCCTAAACTTGCCCCTTGGCTTGCTAGGTTTCTTTGGGCGGGACGTCCATCAAGTGTTAATTCACTAACAGAAGCCTTATCTTGGCTCTTAACTAGAGCAACCAAAGATACCGAAAAATTAGCAGCTTACGGCAATGTGGATGTGATTTGGCGTCGGAATGGCTCTCTGACCCTTTATGAGTCGGAGTCGTCACTAGCGATTGATCGGGCAAAGTGGCAAAAGCGCAGAGAGGTTGGTATTGCTTGCGAAGAAGTCTCTCGTGAGCAAATTCAACAGCTTGAACCGCATGTTAGTGAACGATACCCATATGCCGTGCATGTGCCTGGATGGTCATATGTAGATGATCCATATTTATTTAGCCTAGGCATTATCGAGCAGCTAAAAAAAGATGGTGTTAAATTTGTTCAGGCAGAAGTAAAACGCTTTTCAGTGAATACGAGTGGCAAAGTAGAGACAATTCATTTTGCAAATGGCGAAGGTTTAGCCGCTGATGAGGTGGTGATTGCCAGTGGTATTTGGTCGACTCCGTTATTGTACGGATTGGGATACCGAATTCCACTTGAAAGCGAGCGAGGGTATCACGCGACATTACCTAATGCAGGTGTTGATTTAAAGAAGTTCTTACTAGCATCTGCTGATGGTTTCGTAATTCTACCGATGGCTAACGGGGGTATAAGGGTTGCAGGTACTGTTGAATTAGCTAGTGCAACCGCCCCAGAATCATGGAAGCGGGCGCATATACTCGTAGAAAAAGCGCAACGCATTCTTCCCAAATTCAATAAAGACGGTGTAACCTATTGGATGGGTAATCGACCATCTGTTCCAGATACGATTCCCGTGATTGCCAAAGCGCCTCGTCATAGTAATGTTTATGTTGCTACTGGCCATGGACATCTTGGCTTGACGCTGGCAGCCACTACCGGTCAGTTAATTACTGATTTGGTAACCGGTCGAACCGATAGGTACCCCCAAAACACTTATCGATTAGATCGTTTCTAG
- a CDS encoding branched-chain amino acid ABC transporter substrate-binding protein yields MKSNKLAMSLIAVALASTCGLSLADTVVKLGFGSPLTGPQAHYGKDNLNGVQLAVDELNAKGVVVGGQKVKFEIVPEDDQADPRTGTQVAQKLVDQKVNVVLGHFNSGVTIPASKLYADAGIPELAVATNPQYLKQGFKSAFRLVGNDAFLGKVLGEYAVKSLKAKSIVIVDDRTAYGQGLADEFEKAVKANGGKVARREFTTDKSTDFTSILTSIKANKPEVLFYGGADAQAAPMAKQMQALGITAKIMGGDMLNTDKFIELAGGKPAEGHFSAVSGAPIAKQPGGPAFEKKYKDKFKQDVVLFAPQFYDSVYLVAEAMKKANSVEPAKFLPALKAINYKGVSGTFSFDAAGEPKNAPVTIYGVKNGKWDVVVVK; encoded by the coding sequence ATGAAAAGCAACAAACTCGCTATGTCCCTAATTGCTGTTGCGTTGGCAAGCACTTGCGGACTGTCGCTAGCGGATACCGTGGTTAAACTAGGTTTCGGTTCTCCATTAACTGGCCCACAAGCACACTACGGCAAAGACAACCTAAACGGCGTTCAATTGGCTGTTGATGAATTGAATGCTAAAGGCGTTGTTGTTGGTGGTCAGAAAGTTAAATTTGAAATCGTTCCAGAAGATGACCAAGCTGACCCACGTACTGGTACTCAGGTTGCTCAAAAACTGGTAGACCAGAAAGTGAACGTTGTACTAGGTCACTTCAACTCTGGTGTAACAATTCCAGCTTCAAAACTATATGCTGACGCAGGTATCCCTGAGTTGGCAGTAGCAACTAACCCACAATACCTAAAGCAAGGTTTCAAATCAGCATTCCGCTTGGTTGGTAACGATGCTTTCTTGGGTAAAGTGTTGGGCGAATACGCTGTTAAATCGCTAAAAGCAAAAAGCATTGTGATCGTTGATGATCGTACTGCTTATGGTCAAGGTTTGGCAGACGAATTCGAAAAAGCAGTGAAAGCAAATGGTGGCAAAGTTGCCCGTCGCGAATTCACAACCGACAAATCAACTGACTTCACTTCTATCTTGACCTCTATCAAGGCTAACAAGCCAGAAGTGTTGTTCTACGGTGGTGCGGATGCTCAAGCTGCGCCAATGGCAAAACAAATGCAAGCACTAGGTATTACCGCTAAGATCATGGGTGGTGATATGTTGAACACTGACAAGTTCATCGAACTTGCTGGTGGTAAGCCTGCAGAAGGTCACTTCTCTGCTGTTTCTGGCGCACCAATCGCTAAGCAACCTGGTGGTCCAGCATTCGAGAAGAAATACAAAGATAAATTCAAGCAAGACGTTGTATTGTTTGCTCCACAATTCTACGATTCAGTGTACTTAGTAGCTGAAGCAATGAAAAAAGCAAACAGTGTAGAGCCTGCAAAATTCCTACCAGCATTGAAAGCGATCAACTACAAAGGCGTATCTGGTACGTTCTCGTTTGATGCAGCTGGCGAGCCAAAAAATGCACCTGTAACTATTTACGGCGTGAAAAATGGCAAGTGGGATGTTGTTGTTGTTAAGTAA
- a CDS encoding bifunctional diguanylate cyclase/phosphodiesterase, translated as MSLFRQLWLTVVVSVFVSFIGSFVSSMVTAKTYLEEQLLTQSTDNASSLALSMSHETLDQATIELMVSALFDNGHFRTIRFTNTKGQVVVEKNNPTAPDKVPEWFVSMFPILTTPATAQVSSGWMQAGTVTVIPHTRFAYQALWQGSIKLFLWIMLTGCVTGLLGSLVIRKIRQPVDKMVEQANGISEYKFVTINEPRTPELKSLVKAMNAMVSRVKNMLNEQATRIQQLRNEVSQDALTGLLNKNHFENLVENALKDDESPDTGAVFLLRLFDLASINKQIGRQKTDELIRAVGQQIQGILTNSDGLEVHAGKLAGADFGFLLPGERMTSASVLADQIMSSLETLHQQGIAPLANIGHIAITTYTQQQAASQIWVRLETLLVEAQNQGANLVRKDHIETTETEQRYDWVNEIKSALSTQHFTTVSFPVVRINGQLAHNELMLRLKDSKTGQLIPAGTFIPDASRAGLIPDLDLETIRLGIEIVESNNQAVAINLASESIMKASFVDELARLLSNSPKAANNLWLEVATQGYQSELDALTLLSRKVRPLGTKLGIEHFGRHFNSIPMLHEIGLDYLKIDNTFIRQIDLHAGNQNLVKAICSIAQSVGIEVYAERVETKAEWKTLSDIGLDGLTGPVVNLTN; from the coding sequence ATGTCTTTATTTAGACAGCTCTGGTTAACCGTTGTGGTATCGGTTTTTGTTTCTTTTATCGGAAGCTTTGTCTCTAGCATGGTGACGGCAAAAACCTATCTGGAGGAGCAGTTACTCACACAAAGTACCGATAATGCTTCTTCATTGGCACTATCTATGTCTCACGAGACACTGGATCAGGCAACTATCGAATTAATGGTCAGCGCATTATTTGATAATGGGCACTTCAGAACCATTCGGTTCACCAACACAAAGGGGCAAGTCGTAGTTGAAAAAAACAACCCGACGGCACCGGATAAAGTGCCGGAATGGTTTGTTAGCATGTTCCCTATTCTGACCACACCAGCAACAGCACAAGTGTCCAGTGGTTGGATGCAAGCAGGTACCGTCACGGTTATTCCCCATACCCGGTTTGCCTACCAAGCACTTTGGCAAGGTTCGATTAAGCTCTTTCTTTGGATTATGTTAACTGGGTGTGTTACCGGCTTACTTGGCTCTTTGGTAATTCGTAAAATAAGACAACCTGTCGACAAAATGGTCGAACAGGCGAACGGCATTAGTGAATACAAATTTGTTACGATCAATGAACCAAGAACGCCGGAATTAAAAAGCTTGGTGAAAGCCATGAATGCAATGGTTAGCCGTGTGAAAAACATGCTGAATGAACAAGCCACACGCATTCAACAATTACGTAATGAAGTTAGCCAAGACGCGTTAACAGGGTTACTGAATAAAAATCATTTTGAAAACCTTGTTGAAAATGCATTGAAAGATGATGAATCGCCAGATACGGGTGCAGTCTTTCTTTTACGGCTATTTGATCTTGCCAGTATTAATAAACAAATTGGCCGTCAAAAAACGGATGAATTGATTCGTGCGGTTGGTCAACAAATTCAAGGTATCTTAACTAATTCAGATGGTTTGGAAGTGCATGCGGGTAAACTGGCCGGTGCTGACTTCGGCTTTCTCCTGCCCGGAGAAAGAATGACCAGCGCCTCTGTGCTAGCAGATCAAATCATGAGTAGTTTAGAAACACTGCACCAACAAGGGATTGCCCCATTAGCCAATATTGGCCATATCGCCATCACCACGTATACGCAACAGCAAGCTGCCAGCCAAATTTGGGTGCGCTTAGAAACACTACTTGTCGAGGCGCAAAATCAAGGAGCAAACCTAGTTCGAAAAGATCACATTGAAACAACTGAAACCGAACAGCGATATGACTGGGTAAACGAGATTAAATCAGCATTATCCACACAACACTTCACCACCGTTTCTTTCCCTGTTGTGCGGATTAATGGGCAACTTGCACACAATGAGCTAATGCTTCGTTTAAAGGACTCTAAGACCGGTCAGCTAATTCCCGCGGGCACCTTCATTCCTGATGCAAGCAGAGCTGGGCTTATTCCGGACCTTGATCTTGAAACCATTCGTTTGGGTATTGAGATTGTCGAAAGCAATAATCAAGCGGTAGCGATCAACCTAGCTTCAGAATCCATCATGAAAGCTAGCTTTGTTGATGAACTTGCTAGACTGCTAAGCAACTCTCCTAAAGCAGCGAATAATTTATGGCTAGAAGTAGCAACCCAAGGCTATCAGAGTGAGTTAGATGCATTAACGTTGCTGAGTCGAAAAGTACGCCCCCTAGGCACCAAATTGGGAATTGAACACTTTGGTAGACACTTTAACTCGATTCCAATGCTACATGAAATCGGTCTAGACTATTTGAAGATTGATAACACCTTTATCCGTCAGATTGACTTACATGCAGGGAACCAGAACCTAGTTAAAGCAATTTGCTCTATTGCTCAGAGTGTTGGTATTGAAGTCTACGCGGAACGCGTTGAAACAAAAGCCGAATGGAAAACATTGTCTGACATTGGGTTAGATGGACTAACCGGACCTGTTGTTAATCTTACAAACTAA